The genomic interval taactatttaaaattataaatctactttagaaatgtgagatgataaatttgtatataaaaactttctttttaaaaaacgtatcgtttaacagttcgaaaaagtcatgaaaaaacattaattaattttacagAAGAACACAACCTTAGTTGTTTCTTGGTGTCCTTAGAGTTCCAGAAACACCTTAGGTATTTTTGAATTGGTTAAGAATTTGGTTTCATTCGAATTTCTTCTAATCTGGTTGATGTTGTAGCGTTGCGTGGCCCAAGGCCCGCATAGATAATAGTTTCTTAAGTTGCTTTTGATTAAtaagttttaattttcctCGATGAGATTTTAAGCCATTTCTTTCTTCAAATGGACCTCTAACTCGTCTTGCTTCCGCAATTAGCCTAACACGCATTGCCGGTGTACTAACTTCTTTCCTCATATATAAGAGAGTCAATCTCTCCTACCATGTGCAATTTATGGATCCACCCATCCTTTCCATCTTGGCTATAAattacttataagtcaaaatttaggtGTATAggctcaaatttaaagttgattttaagattttcctttcatcatagtttgttttgatgcatttgcttttagattggtGATAtgagcacatatatatatataaattttattgtacaaatatgttatttcgTTTTCTCCCACCATCAAGCCAAGCAATGACCCCTGTCTCCACAAACAAACACCATGCAAGCAAGCTCCGGTGCATCTCGTTGGGGGTTGATATGTGGTTGTCCTTCACATCACACGTGCATGAGGATGGGGAGGCATTGGGAAGAAGGCGGGCAGAGGCCCGAGGGTGCAGCGCACATGCAGCCATGCCGGCCGCCCTGGCCACGCCGCGGCGGTTCTCCCGCGACCCAATGAGCCGGGTCGTCATCTCAGTTCTCACGTCCCGGCCGATGGATGCTGCGTCCGCATTCGGCTCAAGGTTAGATGTcctattttgaataagacgaacccGTAGACATATCATCAGtgttaaatagaaaaaagaaatattaggACTAGTTTGGGCAGTTCATCTAGGGGTTggattaaagtttttttttctcctcaatACATACATAGGATGATGGTGAGCATGGGCCGTGCATGTGGGGTGTGGCGGCAGCGGAATTGCGCAACTGTGTAGAGAGTCGGCTAGCTCGatcctcccttcctcttgTGTTTAGGCGTTGTTTAGAtaggctaaactttttagtcctatgtcatatcggatgcttagacactaatttgaagtattaaatatagactcataagaaaactaattttataaatgagagctaattcacgagatgaattttctgagcctaattaattcataattacaACATGTTTACTATAGTATCACATATACTGATCATGGATTaataggctcaatagattcgtctcgcgaattagtgcaagattatggatgggttttattaatagtatatgtttactatttataataagtatccaaACATACGATGAAAAGtctcttgtcccaaacacacccttaacCGTGCCAAGTTGGCCCGATCGACAGGTTGTTGGGACGGACAACTTTAGACACTGGAGTCAACATTTgcctttttttattcattattatttctttgtttataAAGATGTTGTTTAGttattttagtgaaaaaattatatatatttagtgatcTACAAACAAAAGcatctataaaattaattctaaatttaagattgaatattttaattttaatttataagcgtAAGTATAAACGAAAGGGCGAGACCGATTGATGAGTGAGATGCATACCATCTCAGTGTGGTTTTTCTATTCGACAAGATTCGTTAGGCAACAGATGACCAACTTCGggtagatcgatcgatcattaTATCAAAAGTTTATAATTAGACGACCGATGTGTTGAGTTGTTGCTGCAAAAGGATTGGATAAGTTTGAAGCAAGATCATAGAAGAAGTTCTAGAGCTTAgttctatatttgttttatttcgaTGCTTCTTTTCCTAGGTATGGAATCTAATTATTCATGTCGCTAACTTTTGGTTATGTATATAGAGATCGGATTTATATACATTATCTAGAAACTTCATATTATGTGGTGCATGCAATTTTTGTCGAATATATTGTCAATTATTCAACGCAAGAACAGAAGGTGGTGGGGTCTCCGATAATTGCCGTAAGGACATGTACAGAGGGCTTTCATTGCCGTCTATATCGCTGTATGCTCGCTGACATAGAAGAGAGACAACATGAGAGAGAAAATgtgttgttttgcatggagtcAGCAAAATATCGACTCTTGGCACATAAAACACGATGAGACAATCAGAAAAtctgttttgtatatatgctgactctaatcagaggCGCCGGGCAGATGGAATACAAatgagaaattaattagtctataattaaaaaagtcaGATTGAAAGATTATCCTTTATATAAGGAGTTTTTTCTAATGACATGGCTTAAGATGGAACCTATAATGGGCTCTACCATTGCTTGATTCGTGTGCCTTACCTCAGCGCGTGCGTGGTGCCTCACTTCTCAAGCCGTCAACAACGGGTGCTCTATCATAACTTACTATTTAGGTTTATATTTCTTCGTATTAACTTTTAAGATTATATTAATTCTCGTAACATTAAGCGTGAGTCTAtggatttttaatttgattaaatgGACCTTCAACCCATTAATCTATCGGTTCTTCTAAATCAATGCCTTGTATCAGAAACTCGGTACAGACAGCCCAATAAAATCCGTAATAATGTATCCTCTGCCTCACTTTGCTCCATCCTGTCCATATAAATTGTTAGATCAAAAGAAACAGAGCAGGGTGTGAAATTTACCTATTACTCAATGTATGtttgtatacatatattttattagtgtttaaatatatttatataaatctaaaaatgtttatagcGTGAAATGGAGGGATACCTAGTCGCAATTAACGGGCAATTTTTTCGTCTGCTGCCATTCTCGTCCTTTATTTTGTCTACTGGGGATAGGAGGCGTCGAGAGAACATAACTGGGATTTGTTTTGCTGGATTGTGCGAGCATGCTATTGACatgaatataaaagaaaatagaatCTCCATCAAATGATCAATTGCTTCATTTGAAGCATGACCAAGGACAGTAGCGAAGCTTCAACAAAATATCAGTGATTCAACGGACCAAAATAATCGGTAGAAATGTTAAAGGCtgcatttttattaaatggAGATGAAAGATTGAAAGAGTGTCTGATTTTTGTGATGACTATTTTATGGTATAAACAATGTATACAAGGGAAGCTAGCTATTTGTCACATTTCATTTGCACAATAAGCTTCACACACATGGCCGATTGCACAATAAGCTTCACACACATAGCCGACAGacgtacttttttttctcttatgtgTAGGTAAGAGTCTTCAATGTGCAATTTATGGTTCCCCTCACTCCCTTTCATCTTCGCTACAAATAAAGCTCCAAGTGTGGTGGTAGACTTGAACCTCTCTATTGTTGATTAGCAGCccatctttttaattttttaggcataaacaaaatgatttcttcataattaaaaataatttatgggtgaatttattatatacatgttcaatGATCTACAAGCAAATACTACTAAATAAAGTCggataaaaaacctcaaaaatcgttttcaaatttatgttttaaagtttaatgttttatttataagcataagcttAAGTGAGAAGACGAGGGACAGATCTATTCCCTCGTGTGTTAGACGAATTCGGCTTGACGTCAGAAGATACAGCAACTGAAGACCATGTTTGGATGCTTAAgtccttgtcacatcgaatgtttggatactaattagaagtattaaatatagactattaataaaactcaccccacactctggactatttcgtgagacgaatctattaaacctaattaggccatgattagcgaatgtgatgctacggtaaacatttgctaatcatgacttaattaggcttaaaaaaattgtctaataaaatagcatttgtttatacaattagttttgttatcagtctatatttaatactcctaattaacgtctaaacatccaatgtgacaaaggaaaaaaaagtcactggatccaaacagccactaaaGGTGGGGCTTAAATCGTAGAACAATCGCCTAAGGGGATATGCCTATACTGGTTGTATTTTTATTGGCATCTCTAGTTTTGTTCTCCGTACTTCTTTATTTTGGGGATCATCTAGGAGTTCAAACTACATGACATGTATGGGTAAATTAATGGTTTGATTGTTGGAGACTATTTTTCTTGTAGGCAATGCAATATACTCCCCTGTGTCTAAATGTtcgacgccgttaacttttttatacatgtttgactattcgtcttattcaaaaaaattacataattattaattatttttatatcattttatttattattaaatatatttttatgcatatatgtagttttacatatttgattaaaaaaatttgagacgaatagtcaaagaaatataaaaaagtaaacgACGAcaaaaatttagagatgagGTAGCATGTGAACATATAATGCGCGTGTTCGATCGAGTCTCAATCGTGGCAGAACATGGCTGAAGTTAAAAGTATGGCGACTGACAGTGTATTTCttatagattcaaaagtcGGTTCCTAGTCAATTTGTTCTATTTTTTCGATCTTAGACcatccttaaatatttttgaattggCTGAGAATTTTGGTTTTATTCCTGTTTCTTTGAatatgtttgaattttgtCTAGATTACTtcgaattaaattaaaattttcgtTACAAGATTTTAATCAAAGACATACCACAAACTCTCCCGAGATTTTCCTCCACAATGAGAAATTAATCGCTGCCTCACAGATATATGCAGTAACTCCACTTCATGCGGCTCAATACTATATATAGAGATATAACAGTGTTCCCTATTTTGCTTCTCTCATCCTATTTCAAAGGAAGCATGactaaaaacttatataatcgtatttgtaaataccaggATTAATTTAAACCATAGTGGTGAAACTACCTACCAATGAATGATTAATTCACACCACATCAATTAATGATGCTTCCTCAGTAAACAAAATCTATGGCTTTGTGagaagagatttgctccggtctaacaaaaaatatctcgaggtaccaaattattttctatcattatatctagctgagtagaatATACAcggctagatccaatgatcagaaacgatttggatACCGCTGGTACCGGTACTTtgaaatactttttattatttctttggACCGGAGCTTGTGAGAAAGTTGCGTGAATTGAAGTAGCTAGAAAACTAGCTCCCAGGTTGCAAACGGGGGTTTGTGCCATTTTCTTGTCCTTAATTTGTTTCAATAGGCAGGGCTGTGTGTGCATGAGAGAATTGGAGGTGGCGGGACAACGATACTCGCAAAATTTCTTGTATGAGCAGCAGCGGCATCATCTCCAGATCGGTGAGGATTTTTGCTGGATTATATATACCAAGATGCTTGATTATAAGTTTGCAAAGGAATGGAAGCCTCACTCAAATGACCTATTGCTTCCGTTGAAGCATCGTTAAGGAAAGAGATTTGTTttagttcaacaaaaagtatcttttaagtaccggtatctcgtggtaccaaatcatttctgatcgttggatctaaccgtgtatatatatcctaTTCAGCTAGATCTAACGATGGAAAACAATTTGGTATCTTTGTTGGACCGGAACAAATCTCTTAAGGAAAAGGGAAGGCCTAATGTCTATCAACTAATTTGGGTGTCCTAAGGTCTTACATTGAATTATTGTTTTTGGTGTTCTAGAAAAAATTGTCTTTCTTTTCTGAGTCCACAGCTACATAGTTGAGCAATACAGGGTGTAAGTAGCAACAAAAACTAAGGCACGAATAATCTAAGATAATTAGATGATGACATGTGTTTTGCTgcaatgaatgaatggataTTGTtgaaattatagataaatatatgataaaatattataaaaataaagtagggAATGGTGGTTTGACGTGCTTGCATATTAAGCTGCATAAATCAATGAACTGTAGATGATGTGGTATGTTTGCGTGAGCTTTATTAAGATATAATAATTGTTATCGGATGAGTGTCATGTAAATGGGATAATGACCGAAGAGCTAACGAGCAGACCTTTGTGTACCTCAGCCAATGTCTGCGATTTGttgaaaaatatctatatcaaCAAAAATGTAGAGCAtccatctctctctatatatatcaaatgtataaagtttatatatctagtttgaaatgaaaatagaATATCTATATACCAAGAGTGTatagctataaatttatatataagaatCATGTagaatatataagaaaatctaacaaatgctattgacaaacacttcgttctaagaaataccatcgacGAGTGTGAGTTCTATAAAATGTCATCATACAAATGAATTTATCTAAGAAATGGCATCGCCGTTAGAGTTCCATCAACCTTTTCCCTTAAGTGATATAGTACGAACAGTGTGTTTAACGGCAAAAAATAGATGGAAACCTAACGGCAATgacatttctcagacaaattcgtttgtacgatggtatttcttagaactcacattcgtcaatgatattttttagacttagaTATTTGTCTATAAcactttttagattttctctagaTGTATTGTTTTATAGCATGCTAGATATGAGTGGGCTTTAGGTCAAAAATGTTTGTGTGCCTAATTAAGGCCAGTATGAACATTCACTCATTGTACCTACCCTTTGCACAACAAGCCTAACTCatgttttatacatgtatctagattcattagattcattagtacaCGAATAAATCGAGATAGAacaaaagtcttataatatgaaacggataaaataattatttattattttattatagattaattttacCATACTTATACTACTGTCAGACATAAGTccaaaaaccaaatgattCAATTAAAAAGCGTGCAGGTGCGGGGAGTATAAAAACATATCTAGTGTGGAGAAGTGAAATGCCAAAGACATCAAATCAAGCCAAGAGCAACGCACACGTACCATGTCCAGATGAACAAAAACATACATACAGTTCTTGCAAACATACACACAAGTCCAGTACTTTGTACGTGGTTCGTTGCCCATCACAATTTTTGTTGGTTTGGTGTTCTCTACACGAGGATGGGATGGGGTGGGAGGTGTTGGGAAAGAGGCGACTGGAATCCACTGAACGGGTTGCCCGGATCCACTGTAGCTCGCAGAGAGTGCGACACGGTTAATTACTGTTGTTTGATGAAATCTGGCTAGCACGCTGGCACCCGCTTGTGGAGGGGTCTGTACTGTCTGCCCTTGATGATAAGAGCAAACTTTAAACTTTGCCTTTTCTTCATCTAGGCCACTCGTTTATTGCCTCATTTATTCTGGCATACTGATTAATAGTTGTTTATCTTTGTAGAAAGAAGAACAACTAAgatatcttttcgttttttcatgaaaaaaataaaacgccacatttataaataaaactattatatatatatatattattagtaatataaaagcaaaatctgaaattattatatatgaataaaactattatatatgtttttatgcaATTTCTTCGTGTGGATGTACTACTCCACTGAAGAGGATTTGAGTTCATCCTAGTACCCACTTCATTCACGGCCTCcacacgacggcggcggccggatcTTGAGTTCGTAGCGGCTCTCACAGGCCTTGAGGGTGCTGCatgcgccgccggcgaaggctGCGTGCAGAACGACAGGAAAGGGACCGGAGGAAACATCAACCCCGGGCGAGGAGGGACGAACGCTCCCGGCTGAGTTGCTGGTTGCAAGAAACTTGTTCCAGCACTTGGATCTTGAAGAAACCGGAGGAAACTTCCACCCTGCGCTGGATCCATCGTTCCCTACACCAAGAAAttgcataaaaaaaactaccctCCGCATGGATTGAATAATGGAGAAGCAAAATACAACTAGCTGGGGGGGCATGAGCGATAGGGGAACTCAAGCTCATACCAGGGCCTACAGTCGGTGCGCCGGAGACGGAAGGGAAGCCACCGATGTTCAGCTCGGTCTCAATGCGATCTACTGCTCTGCAAATCACCGGGTTGGAGGAAAATGAACAGATACCGTGATTTTGGCGCGGGAGTGGAAAAGAATCACGCGGGATGGGGGAGAAGAGTGCAGGAGCCAGGGGCATTTGGGGGGATTGCGCCGCTGAGTACACGAGCACGAGGGAACAACGCCCACAATCCGGTGCCCTAGCCATGgagtctctctctcccctgcGCAAACTAACG from Oryza brachyantha chromosome 3, ObraRS2, whole genome shotgun sequence carries:
- the LOC107303884 gene encoding uncharacterized protein LOC107303884, whose product is MARAPDCGRCSLVLVYSAAQSPQMPLAPALFSPIPRDSFPLPRQNHGICSFSSNPVICRAVDRIETELNIGGFPSVSGAPTVGPGNDGSSAGWKFPPVSSRSKCWNKFLATSNSAGSVRPSSPGVDVSSGPFPVVLHAAFAGGACSTLKACESRYELKIRPPPSCGGRE